A single Mastomys coucha isolate ucsf_1 chromosome X, UCSF_Mcou_1, whole genome shotgun sequence DNA region contains:
- the Eras gene encoding LOW QUALITY PROTEIN: GTPase ERas (The sequence of the model RefSeq protein was modified relative to this genomic sequence to represent the inferred CDS: inserted 1 base in 1 codon; deleted 1 base in 1 codon) — protein MALPTKSSILDLSXQCTRSPEESHEAWAQCKDAGRQLPEYKAVMVGASGVGKNALTIQVTHHCFLKDHDPTIQDSYWKEVALDNNGGGYILNVLETSGQEIHRALHDQCLAVGDGVLGVFALDDPSSLDQLQQIWSTWTPHHKQPLIQRAQEAVAESNKKTRRHKALCTCGCSVA, from the exons ATGGCGTTGCCAACAAAGTCTAGCATCTTGGACCTGA TCCAATGCACCAGATCCCCAGAGGAAAGCCATGAGGCGTGGGCACAGTGCAAAGATGCTGGGAGACAGCTACCTGAGTACAAGGCAGTGATGGTAGGTGCAAGTGGGGTTGGGAAGAATGCTCTCACCATCCAGGTGACTCACCATTGCTTCCTGAAAGACCACGACCCCACTATCCAGGATTCCTACTGGAAGGAAGTGGCCCTGGACAACAACGGAGGAGGCTACATTCTAAATGTGCTCGAA ACATCTGGGCAGGAGATTCACCGGGCTCTGCATGACCAGTGCTTGGCAGTTGGTGATGGTGTGTTGGGCGTCTTTGCTCTTGATGACCCTTCGTCTCTGGACCAGCTGCAGCAGATATGGTCTACCTGGACCCCTCACCACAAGCAGCCTCTG ATTCAGAGGGCCCAGGAGGCTGTGGCTGAGTCAAACAAGAAGACCAGACGCCACAAAGCTCTGTGTACCTGTGGCTGCTCTGTAGCCTGA